A window of the Rhodoferax sp. GW822-FHT02A01 genome harbors these coding sequences:
- a CDS encoding branched-chain amino acid ABC transporter permease LivH (LivHMGF is the membrane component of the LIV-I/LS branched-chain amino acid transporter): MDLHILAQQIINGLVLGMIYGLIAVGYTMVYGVIGMVNFAHGDIYMVSAYITGITMSVLAFFHVHAIAPTLLITLLVVMAVTGAYGWVVERTAYRPLRNSTKLAPLISAIGVSLFLQAYVQIAQGPNPQGIRPFLSGAFRVAVGTGEQDFFQVTYVQMLIVVVAILSMAALAYLINHTSLGRACRATQQDARMATLLGIDTNRVISIVFVIGAVSASIAGLLVTLNYGSFDFNVGFVVGVKAFTAAVLGGIGSLPGALLGGVLLGMLESVFSGYVSTDYKDVFAFSVLIIVLIFKPSGLLGRPAVEKV, translated from the coding sequence ATGGATCTGCACATACTGGCTCAGCAAATCATCAACGGACTGGTGCTGGGCATGATCTATGGCCTGATCGCCGTGGGCTACACCATGGTGTACGGCGTCATCGGCATGGTCAACTTTGCCCATGGCGACATCTATATGGTGTCGGCCTACATCACCGGCATCACCATGAGTGTGCTGGCATTCTTCCATGTCCATGCCATCGCGCCCACGCTGCTCATCACCCTGTTGGTGGTGATGGCGGTGACGGGCGCGTACGGCTGGGTGGTGGAGCGCACGGCCTATAGGCCCTTGCGCAACTCGACCAAACTGGCTCCGCTGATCTCGGCCATTGGCGTGTCACTGTTTCTTCAGGCTTATGTGCAGATCGCGCAAGGCCCCAATCCGCAGGGCATACGCCCGTTTCTGAGCGGCGCCTTTCGCGTGGCAGTGGGTACCGGAGAGCAGGATTTCTTCCAGGTGACCTATGTGCAGATGCTGATCGTCGTGGTGGCCATCCTGAGCATGGCGGCACTGGCCTACCTGATCAACCACACCAGCCTGGGCCGCGCCTGTCGCGCCACGCAGCAGGATGCGCGCATGGCGACTTTGCTGGGCATAGACACCAACCGGGTGATATCCATTGTGTTCGTGATCGGCGCCGTGTCGGCCAGCATTGCCGGGCTGCTGGTGACGCTGAACTACGGCTCGTTTGATTTCAATGTGGGCTTTGTGGTGGGCGTGAAAGCCTTCACCGCAGCGGTGCTGGGCGGCATTGGTTCATTGCCCGGGGCGCTGCTGGGCGGCGTATTGCTGGGCATGCTGGAGTCGGTCTTTTCCGGCTATGTCAGCACCGACTACAAGGACGTGTTTGCCTTCTCGGTGCTGATCATTGTTCTGATCTTCAAGCCCAGTGGATTGCTGGGACGCCCTGCGGTGGAAAAAGTATGA
- the livM gene encoding high-affinity branched-chain amino acid ABC transporter permease LivM translates to MSNTLVRTGSAPAGSGNRWQPLALDGLCTFLLACVVFGPITGLQLSPGFDFVAHAQRPVWLAGIVTLGRVLFLAVLQTAWGQERLRQAAFANSHATTVERGSAVRRWLLISAVAAVVAFALPVVFAQNSYVMKSLILALIYVLLGLGLNIVVGLAGLLDLGYVAFYAVGAYFLALGSLHLGLGFWSALVLSPILAAAVGGLLGFPVLRTHGDYLAIVTLGFGEIIRLVLTNWLDFTGGPNGLSVPAPTLFGMEFSRIAKQGGQPFHTVMGWDYNPNTKFIFLYTVLLLVVGLMIVWVYRLRSMPMGRAWEALREDEIACRSLGINPVTVKLSAFMMGAMTGGMAGVFFASYQGFVNPTSFTFFESALILAIVVLGGLGSIVGVIAAAFILTLLPELLRDFADFRILAFGTLMVLMMVWRPRGLIRSRRPCYAVTGDKT, encoded by the coding sequence ATGAGCAACACCCTTGTTCGCACGGGCTCGGCGCCGGCTGGATCGGGCAACCGTTGGCAGCCCCTGGCACTTGACGGACTGTGCACCTTCCTGCTGGCCTGCGTGGTGTTCGGCCCGATCACCGGCCTGCAACTCAGCCCCGGCTTCGATTTTGTGGCCCATGCCCAGCGGCCAGTGTGGCTGGCAGGAATCGTTACGCTCGGGCGCGTGCTGTTCCTGGCGGTGCTGCAGACCGCCTGGGGCCAGGAGCGTTTGCGCCAGGCTGCCTTTGCCAACAGCCACGCCACCACGGTCGAGCGCGGTAGCGCGGTGCGGCGCTGGTTGCTCATCAGTGCGGTGGCGGCGGTGGTGGCCTTTGCCTTGCCGGTGGTGTTTGCGCAGAACAGCTATGTGATGAAGTCGCTGATCCTGGCACTCATCTACGTCTTGCTGGGGCTGGGGCTCAACATCGTGGTGGGCCTAGCCGGACTGCTGGACCTGGGCTATGTGGCCTTCTATGCGGTGGGTGCGTACTTTCTGGCGCTGGGTTCGCTGCATCTGGGCCTGGGCTTCTGGAGCGCACTGGTGCTGTCGCCAATTCTGGCCGCAGCGGTAGGCGGCCTACTGGGTTTTCCGGTGCTGCGCACGCATGGCGACTACCTAGCCATCGTGACCCTGGGCTTTGGTGAAATCATCCGCCTGGTGCTGACCAACTGGCTGGACTTCACCGGCGGCCCCAATGGTTTGTCGGTGCCGGCGCCCACGCTGTTTGGCATGGAGTTCTCGCGCATTGCCAAGCAGGGCGGGCAGCCCTTCCATACGGTGATGGGCTGGGACTACAACCCCAACACCAAGTTCATCTTTCTCTACACGGTGCTGCTGCTGGTGGTGGGTTTGATGATTGTCTGGGTCTATCGCTTGCGCAGCATGCCCATGGGTCGCGCCTGGGAGGCTTTGCGGGAAGACGAGATTGCCTGCCGCTCGCTGGGCATCAACCCGGTCACGGTCAAGCTCTCGGCCTTCATGATGGGCGCCATGACGGGCGGCATGGCCGGCGTCTTCTTTGCCAGCTACCAGGGTTTTGTGAACCCGACCTCATTCACTTTCTTCGAGTCGGCGCTGATCCTGGCCATTGTGGTGCTGGGCGGTCTGGGCTCCATCGTCGGCGTGATCGCCGCAGCCTTCATCCTGACGCTGCTGCCCGAGCTGCTGCGCGACTTTGCCGACTTCCGCATCCTGGCCTTCGGCACGTTGATGGTGCTGATGATGGTGTGGCGTCCGCGCGGGCTGATCCGCTCCCGCAGACCCTGCTACGCAGTGACGGGAGACAAAACATGA
- the livG gene encoding high-affinity branched-chain amino acid ABC transporter ATP-binding protein LivG: MSAPDSLLKVESLGMRFGGIQALADVSFEVAAGSITALIGPNGAGKTTVFNCVTGFYRPSSGHIRITREGRAQDLAELTASRLNGGSHNIAQAGIARTFQNIRLFKDMTVIENLLVAQHRRLNRNMLAGLFHTRSYRQAQQQALDRALEWLDVVDLRDCANRLAGTLPYGHQRRVEIARAMCTQPQLICLDEPAAGLNPRETEELASLIQRLRYDYAVTVFLIEHDMGLVMGISDHIVVLDYGRVIAAGTPAVIAESPAVIQAYLGVAEDESTEVAA, from the coding sequence ATGAGCGCGCCCGACAGCCTTCTAAAGGTGGAGTCGCTGGGCATGCGCTTCGGAGGCATCCAGGCGCTGGCGGACGTGAGTTTTGAAGTGGCGGCAGGCTCCATCACCGCCCTGATCGGCCCCAACGGGGCGGGCAAGACTACGGTGTTCAACTGCGTTACCGGTTTCTACCGGCCCAGCTCCGGGCACATCCGCATCACGCGGGAGGGACGCGCGCAGGATCTGGCCGAGCTGACAGCTTCGCGTCTGAATGGGGGCTCGCACAACATCGCGCAGGCCGGCATTGCCCGCACCTTCCAGAACATCCGCCTGTTCAAGGACATGACGGTGATCGAGAACCTGCTGGTGGCCCAGCACCGGCGCCTGAACCGCAACATGCTGGCGGGGCTTTTTCATACCCGCAGCTACCGCCAGGCCCAGCAGCAGGCGCTGGACCGTGCGCTGGAGTGGCTGGACGTGGTGGACTTGCGAGACTGTGCCAACCGCCTGGCCGGCACCCTGCCGTACGGGCACCAGCGCCGTGTGGAAATTGCCCGCGCCATGTGCACGCAACCGCAACTGATCTGCCTGGACGAGCCCGCCGCCGGACTGAACCCGCGCGAGACCGAGGAACTGGCCTCACTCATTCAGCGCCTGCGCTACGACTATGCCGTGACCGTGTTCCTGATCGAGCACGACATGGGGCTGGTCATGGGCATCAGCGACCATATCGTGGTGCTGGACTACGGTCGGGTGATTGCCGCAGGCACCCCGGCTGTAATTGCCGAGTCGCCGGCGGTGATACAGGCCTATCTGGGCGTGGCCGAGGACGAAAGCACGGAGGTGGCGGCATGA
- a CDS encoding branched-chain amino acid ABC transporter substrate-binding protein, translating into MTSGAWAQNVKIAVAGPMTGGAASYGEEMKKGAQMAADDINAAGGINGKKVELVFGDDACEPKQAVAVASRLIEKDKVAAVVGHFCSSSTMPASEVYAEADMLMVTPASTNPKVTDRKLPSIMRVCGRDDQQGVIAANYIVDKLKAKRIAMVHDKDTYGQGIVDATKAQLGKRGVKEVLYEGLTRGEKDFNALVTKIKSTNPDLIYFGGLSAEAGTLLRQIREQGLTTTFMSADGAVDASFATAAGGNAALKGVLITFGDDPRDNPIGKAVVQKFRASGFEPAGYTMYTYIGVQTVAAALKSAKSSSGAAMAAWLKANPVDTVLGKKAWDANGDLTVADYVVYQYKDDGTYAKVAK; encoded by the coding sequence ATGACGTCCGGCGCCTGGGCGCAGAACGTCAAGATTGCAGTGGCCGGCCCGATGACCGGAGGCGCCGCCTCCTATGGTGAGGAAATGAAGAAGGGTGCCCAGATGGCAGCCGACGACATCAATGCGGCGGGCGGCATCAATGGCAAGAAGGTCGAGCTGGTGTTTGGTGACGATGCCTGCGAACCCAAGCAGGCGGTGGCCGTGGCCTCGCGCCTGATTGAGAAGGATAAGGTTGCAGCCGTGGTGGGCCACTTCTGCTCCTCCAGCACCATGCCTGCTTCCGAGGTGTATGCCGAGGCCGACATGCTGATGGTCACCCCTGCCTCCACCAACCCCAAGGTCACCGACCGCAAGCTGCCATCAATCATGCGCGTGTGCGGACGTGACGACCAGCAAGGCGTGATCGCTGCCAACTACATCGTCGACAAGCTCAAGGCCAAGCGCATTGCCATGGTCCATGACAAGGACACCTACGGCCAGGGCATTGTGGATGCCACCAAGGCGCAGCTGGGCAAGCGCGGCGTGAAGGAAGTGCTGTACGAAGGCCTGACCCGCGGCGAAAAGGACTTCAACGCCCTGGTCACCAAGATCAAATCCACCAACCCCGACCTGATCTATTTTGGCGGCTTGTCGGCCGAAGCCGGTACCTTGCTGCGCCAGATCCGCGAGCAGGGTCTGACCACCACCTTCATGTCTGCCGACGGCGCGGTGGATGCATCCTTTGCCACCGCGGCGGGCGGCAATGCGGCACTCAAGGGTGTGCTGATCACCTTTGGCGACGATCCGCGCGACAACCCCATCGGCAAGGCCGTGGTGCAGAAGTTCCGTGCCAGCGGCTTTGAGCCAGCCGGCTACACCATGTACACCTACATCGGCGTGCAGACTGTAGCTGCTGCCCTGAAGAGCGCCAAGTCCAGCTCCGGCGCCGCCATGGCTGCCTGGCTCAAGGCCAACCCGGTAGACACCGTGCTCGGCAAGAAGGCCTGGGACGCCAACGGCGACCTGACGGTGGCCGACTACGTGGTCTACCAGTACAAGGATGACGGCACGTACGCCAAGGTAGCCAAGTAA
- a CDS encoding aldehyde dehydrogenase family protein, giving the protein MSEVNTLLPPLMQSLGVPADQYAGGSLAVHSPIDGSLLGGITPHTPAQVGAVIDAAQAAFLEWRQVPAPARGELIRLLGDELRAAKAELGRLVSLEAGKILSEGLGEVQEMIDICDFALGLSRQLYGLTIASERPGHRMMETWHPLGVVGVITAFNFPVAVWSWNTALAIVCGNAVVWKPSEKTPLTALACQALFGRALQRYSANGGKAPAGLLQVVVGLRDVGQVLVDSPKVALISATGSTRMGREVGPRVAQRFGRSLLELGGNNAVIVAPSADLDMAVRGILFAAVGTAGQRCTSTRRLIVHESVRAQLVAQLKSAYAKLPIGSPLEAGTLVGPLIDKASFDNMQATLAQAAEQGGLVTGGERVLQPQFAGGYYVTPAIVEMPAQTAVVCHETFAPILYVLSYTTLDEAIALQNAVPQGLSSAIFTLNLREAEQFLSSSGSDCGIANVNIGTSGAEIGGAFGGEKETGGGRESGSDAWRAYMRRATNTINYSNQLPLAQGVRFDV; this is encoded by the coding sequence ATGTCTGAAGTCAATACCCTGTTACCCCCCCTGATGCAGTCCCTGGGAGTGCCTGCCGACCAGTATGCCGGTGGCAGTCTGGCCGTGCATTCGCCCATTGACGGCAGCTTGCTGGGCGGGATCACACCGCATACCCCCGCGCAGGTCGGAGCCGTCATAGACGCAGCCCAGGCGGCCTTTCTGGAGTGGCGCCAGGTGCCGGCGCCGGCGCGCGGTGAGCTGATCCGCCTGCTGGGTGACGAGCTGCGCGCCGCCAAGGCCGAACTGGGGCGGTTGGTGTCCCTGGAGGCCGGCAAGATCCTGTCCGAAGGGCTGGGGGAAGTGCAGGAGATGATCGACATCTGCGACTTTGCTCTGGGGTTGTCACGCCAGTTGTACGGACTGACCATCGCGTCCGAGCGTCCCGGCCACCGCATGATGGAAACTTGGCACCCCTTGGGCGTGGTGGGGGTCATCACTGCCTTCAATTTCCCGGTAGCGGTGTGGTCCTGGAACACCGCCCTGGCCATCGTCTGTGGCAACGCCGTGGTGTGGAAGCCGTCCGAGAAGACGCCTCTGACCGCTCTGGCCTGCCAGGCCTTGTTCGGGCGGGCCCTGCAGCGTTACAGCGCCAACGGCGGCAAGGCACCGGCGGGCTTGTTGCAGGTGGTGGTCGGCTTGCGCGACGTGGGCCAGGTGCTGGTGGACAGCCCCAAGGTGGCGCTGATCTCCGCCACCGGCAGCACCCGCATGGGCCGCGAAGTGGGGCCACGCGTGGCACAACGCTTTGGCCGCAGCCTGCTCGAGCTGGGCGGCAACAACGCCGTCATCGTGGCGCCTTCGGCGGATCTGGACATGGCGGTGCGCGGCATCCTGTTTGCGGCCGTGGGTACCGCTGGCCAGCGCTGCACCAGCACGCGCCGCCTGATCGTGCACGAAAGCGTGCGCGCCCAGCTGGTGGCCCAGCTCAAGAGTGCCTATGCCAAGCTGCCCATCGGGTCACCACTGGAGGCCGGAACCCTGGTGGGACCGCTGATCGACAAGGCCAGCTTCGACAATATGCAGGCGACCCTGGCTCAGGCAGCGGAGCAGGGTGGTCTGGTCACCGGTGGCGAGCGCGTGTTGCAACCGCAGTTCGCTGGCGGCTACTACGTGACGCCCGCCATCGTGGAAATGCCGGCACAGACTGCGGTGGTCTGCCACGAAACCTTTGCGCCCATCCTGTATGTGCTGTCCTACACCACGCTGGACGAGGCCATCGCCCTGCAGAACGCCGTGCCCCAGGGCCTGTCCTCGGCCATCTTCACCTTGAACCTGCGCGAGGCCGAGCAGTTCCTTTCCAGCAGTGGTTCGGACTGCGGTATTGCCAACGTGAACATCGGCACCTCCGGCGCCGAGATCGGCGGCGCCTTTGGTGGTGAAAAGGAAACCGGCGGCGGTCGCGAGTCGGGCTCGGACGCCTGGCGTGCCTACATGCGCCGCGCCACCAACACCATCAACTACTCCAACCAGTTGCCGCTGGCCCAGGGCGTGCGCTTCGACGTCTAG